GAAGCGCATTTCGGGATCGAAGTCGCGGAACGCGTCTTCTTCGTCATAAACAGGAGCGTCCATCGGACATTCCTTCTTGAGAAGTTTCAGAACTTGTTCAAAAGGCTTTTCGAGCGGCACCTTGAACTTCATCTTCTTGCCCGTCGTCGGGTGGATGAGTTCGATTTTTACCGCCTGCAGCAGCTGGGCGGGAGCAATTTCAAGAACCTTCGCGGCGATGTCCTTCATCAAGGGAGATACGCGGTTCAGGCAGCCGTCGCGACCATCGTACAGCGGATCGCCCACGACCGGGTGGCCCATATAGCGGCTATGCACACGGATCTGGTGCGTACGGCCAGATTCCAGTTGCAATTCCAAAAGTGTCGCAAATGCGAAAAACTTCTTCGCCACAAAATGCGTACGACTTTCCTTGCCTCCCGAGACCACAGCCATCTTCAGGCGATTTTTCGGGTTACGCCCGATGGGGGCATCAATTGTTCCTTCCAAATCGCGGGGATGCCCCCACACCAGGGCATTGTAGGTACGATGCAGCGTACGCGTTTCCAGCTGATGAGCGAGATGCCTGTGCGCAGCATCGTTCTTTGCGACCACCATAAGCCCTGGTGTATCCTTGTCCAGTCGATGGACAATGCCCGGGCGTAACGGACCGTTGACCGCAGACAAATTTTCCTTGAAGTGATACAGGAGACCTGCAGCAAGCGTCCCGTTCTGCACGCCGTTACCCGGATGCACCACCAGGTTACGCGGCTTATTCAACACAACAATATCATCGTCCTCGTAGACAATGTCGAGCGGAATGTTTTCGGGTTCCAGGGTACTGGCCTCTTTTTCGGGAACCTTGTCCACCACCACGACCATTCCCGCCTCAACGCGGAAATTCTTGGGAGAGACAACACCACCCACCTTGACTTCGCCAGCGGCAATCAGTTTCTGGACATCGGTGCGGGAAACGTTATCCATAACGCCCACAAGGAACTTGTCGATGCGCTCACCGGAATGCTTTTCTTCTACGAGGTAATTCATTATAGATCCTTCTCCCCATTCGGGGATCATGCCCACTAAGGCAACAAGTTGCCAAGTGGTCAAAGAGACTCTTCTTCGTTGCGCTCAGGATGACAAGAAGCGTCGCTCAATTGTTTCGCATCGTTCGCAGCAGCGCCCTTGTTTTCTTTTTCTTCTTTGA
This window of the uncultured Fibrobacter sp. genome carries:
- a CDS encoding RluA family pseudouridine synthase, whose translation is MNYLVEEKHSGERIDKFLVGVMDNVSRTDVQKLIAAGEVKVGGVVSPKNFRVEAGMVVVVDKVPEKEASTLEPENIPLDIVYEDDDIVVLNKPRNLVVHPGNGVQNGTLAAGLLYHFKENLSAVNGPLRPGIVHRLDKDTPGLMVVAKNDAAHRHLAHQLETRTLHRTYNALVWGHPRDLEGTIDAPIGRNPKNRLKMAVVSGGKESRTHFVAKKFFAFATLLELQLESGRTHQIRVHSRYMGHPVVGDPLYDGRDGCLNRVSPLMKDIAAKVLEIAPAQLLQAVKIELIHPTTGKKMKFKVPLEKPFEQVLKLLKKECPMDAPVYDEEDAFRDFDPEMRFEEEEEELIDEEPLALFPEEVAPYKERKTRAQRFAERAARAANRKAKAAERKLIKQEKAARKRGIAPEDFVQPGYEPTIDPDFL